From the genome of Salvelinus namaycush isolate Seneca chromosome 1, SaNama_1.0, whole genome shotgun sequence:
ctgtggcggtcctcatgagagccagtttcatcatagcacttgatggtgactgtgactgcacttgaagaaacgttcaaaggtcttgaaattttctggattgactgatcttcatgtcttaaagtaatgatggacagtcgtttcgctttgcttatttgagctgttattgccataatattgacctggtcttttaccaaatagggctgtcttctgtataccatccctaccttgtcacaacacaactgattggctcaaacgcattaagagcgaaagaaattccacaaattaacatttagcaaggcacacctgttaattgaaatgcattccaggtgaacgGGAACATCAGGCGACTGATAAGCAGGAATTTTATTGCAACATTCCTATCAAACGTGTCTAATACATTATTATCTtgtattctgagaacatggccaTGTATGTTTGGTgtaatattctcctaaccctcagaaaacgACATTAATGAGAACATTGTAACCACATTCTAGAGAAGTTCCATTTGACATTAAGGGAATTTTCGCCTAACACCAAAATATGCTGAAAAAGGTGGTCAGAAGGTTTTTGCTAACATAAATAAAATGTTAATTTAATTAACGGAAAACTGGATAGAGAAACATTACAAAAATTCtctccctagaattgttagctggaTAGCCTTGGACAGTGGTCATGAGACCAATATATAAAACAGAGACGACACTAGGCCTAATCAGCACAGAAGAACTACCACTAGAAATAAAGTCAGAGACAACCAAATATAAGTAGGGATCCAACCACTATATAATAAGTAAATATTTAGTTTCACTCATATGCCATGAATGTTGCCATTAAAAGTGAGTAAATCTAATTTGAGCAGGATGCCTGTGGAGAAGGCACAACCATATTTGCCGTACAATAAATGACAATGGGCTTGATTAAAATTCAAAGAGGCAGACATACACAAtttatgacatttcacatgtttTTCTTATATCGAGATTGTGTCGCCATTTAGAACGTCTGCATAACACTGAACATAAAAGGCTATAACGTTACAAACTTGCTCCGTGTTACTTTGGACAACTTCAAGCATCTGTACCAACTGCAATGAGACCGagttgtagtaaaaaaaaaatataaaaaaaatacgcCCATAACTTTTAGGCCTACGATGGTAAAGTCAATCAATATGGGTGGAATCTCGTTTTTATACAAACAATGTTGACACCATCAGACGGACTTTTGCTAAAATGTTTGCATAAAATTCTTAGTTTTATTTTTAAAGCTAACGAGATTACTTGTTATTATTCAGTTCGAAGGAGGGAAATCCGACATGAAAACATAAACAATGTTTAATTCGAAGCTTTTGTACGTAGTTTAAACTTTAAACCAACTCTCCCTGTTGGCTTCATATATTTACAAAAATCCCAGGCCGTCGATTATCCCAAGACCTTGAAATTTCCGGCGCCTCGAAATACATTATTTTCTCTCCACCCATACTTACCGCTATGCTAAATAGAAAAAGGCTGAGATTAGAAAAGGACACGGTTTGAACTTACCTAAATCGTCCATACTTCCAGAACTGGCTTCACCAGTTAAAATGTTTTTCGATGTCCGTGATTTCCTCTCAAAATCTCAATTAGTTTACTCACTGTGCTGAAGTTGGTTGGGAAGTACAATACATGACCGCACAGCGACGAGCACGCGCATCTACATACGCCGACATGAAGAGAACACCGGGTTGTTAAAATAACTTTGATAAAGGGCGGCCTCTAGCGAGTGAACTAAATTTATACAAAATACCCTACTACTGTATATCAGACAGGCTCGTACTTAAACCTCAGTGGACAGGCTGCCTAAAATAAACATTGTTATATGAAAACAGTGTAACCGCGATTGACGAAGAAACATTTTTACACAATTTACAGCAGCTACACCTACCTATATGTTTTATTAGTTACAAGGCAGCGTAGGTCAATTCCACCTCAATAACGAAAATGATTTTCATACCTAAAAAAATGTTTCAGCTTGGGCTTTTTTCCAATTTGTGAAAAATGTCATCCTAACACAAGTACGTGTAAGAATTCTTCATATTAAAATCAATAGAGGCCATGCAAACGTTGAATAGCTTTATTATACAGATACCGCACAAAATACGCTTGTATTTCAATCATCAGCTGTCAGAGGTTTCATAATTAACTGACCACATAGCCAAATGTAAATTACATTTGGATTCCAGCAACTGCAAGGAGGACCTTTTTAATCATTAGCACTTCCCCATTGTTCAGTGGCTGAAAAGGGGAAATGCTGGCTACTCTTTTGTTAGAGGCAACGTAACGTCTCTACTTCAATTCCAAGCTAAAACTTAAAAACAACTCCACATCTGGTTGTGAGGCATCTTCGGTTACTCTTTTCAAGGTGTAACTTCACAGAAACAGTGGAGGTGATCCTGAGACGTTCTGCCTATACGCCTCTCAGAAGTCCACAGCCTTGAGTTTCCTCTCCTGTGCCTGGGTCAAAGGCTGCTGTGAGAGGATCTTCCTGTGGAGGCGGTGGTGCTTGCCGATTCCTAGTCTAGGCAGGCCACGGTTCAGGCCCTCCAACAGAACACAGGACTTACACAGCGCCTGGCTGTAGATGTAGCCACAGGACTGTTTAAGGACTGTTTAAACTAGGCTACACACCTGAAAGAAGATAGATAAAATAAGCCTGCTCAATAACAAATAAATTTGTCTTGTACATTACCTGTACATATCTTATCAACCTTCAGCATCATGGCTCCCCAGCAATTGTTCTTCAGTCCGATCTGTTTCACTATGGCATCCATGGTCCAGCCATACAGCTCCTCATAGGACACAATCTTCAGAGGTAGTTCATACTGCTGCTGGTTCTCTTCACAGTCTCCAAGGAGTCATCACGGTAACACGTCATGCCCTCGTCCACTGAGAGCAGCAGTAGTTTCAGGCCGTAGTTATAGCACTCATTTAGGACCTTCATGAGGTGTGCCAGCACAGTGGAATCCTTCCCGCCAGAGGCACCAATGCCCACAGTTTCTCCATCTTTGAAGAGCTGCGCTGATATTATTGTCTGATGCACCTCCTCCTCAAAGGCCCAGAAGAAGCACTCTTTGCACAAGGAATGGGCCGTCTTTGGACGTTTCAGCACTGCACTCTTCTCAGCTGCTACAAATGACTGGCATCTTTCGCCTCTAGCGGTGCTCGATTCTTGAGCTCGTGTTTTAATGCCATGTCTAAACTTGTTTTTAAAAATGCCGCGTTAAAAActactgggaactcggaaatcttcGACTTCTGACTTCTGTGGGtttaaaacaactgggaactaaaATAAAATTGGGAAAAAACGATTTGAACGGTCACTCACGTCATGAGTTGACCTCTTTTCTAATTTTTTTGAACGCGGGCATAATATCTTATCAATGCTACGTAATCTTCGTAGTcgtcatcttcttcttcttctttggagttTAACGGCGGctggcatccaatatgttgcgTTACCGCCCCCAACTGGACTATAATATAAATCCAGTATACTTTGTGATACAAAATGAAAACTAACCCTACACttctggaggctgctgaggggaggacggctaatAATAATGGCTGTTTGaggtatttgataccattccactgattccgctccagccattaccacgagcccgtcctcaccaattaaggtgccaccaacctcctgtgcaccACACCcaacactcattaaaaacccactattcctgcaccatgccaatggccagggaggacgggacaccaccactcaatacactctgtaactcttctgaagtcaaatctcgtatacccaaatacttctctgcagctgccaccacaacatgtATTTTCGGGGATTTACGTTCCATTTCTGCAGTACTGTTGATAACCGTTGCTATGAACGCCAAGAAgacaaccttactgaagcatatatcacttgttggcaTATCCCTCTGTGTTGACACAGATTTACTACTGGAACCTGCACCCTTAacccatcctcctctactttcttcactgcctctgcactactctgactctaaccacctcaacctgcctctctcgcactggacacttccgatccccagcaacatgggcacccctacagttGACACACAACTTTATCCACCGAATCTACACAATCTATCCCATGCCGCCCTGCAGACTTCCCACATCTTGAAATCTCCATTCTACAAACTGCTGCGACATGACCATAAACATTGCACCTGAAACAGCCCAGTGGATTCGGCACAAAAGCTCTAACAAGCTATATCGTAACATGACTTTGTCGGGTAAAAACTCtgactcaaaactcaaaagaactgACAGTGTCTGTTTCACCACGCTCACAACCAGGATTGCGTCGCACCAAACGGTGGGCATCACAAACACAAGGAATTTTCAACTTCAATTGCTCCATCTCCATACTACCCCagaaatcactcctttcaatgatGCCATGTTCCTAATAGCAAAGCAAGAaacagagtgtgcaaagctgtcatcaaggcgaagggtggctatttgaagagtctcaaatataaaatatattttgatttatttaacacttttttggttactacaggattccatatgtgttatttcatagttctgatgtcttcactattattctacattgtagaaaatagtaaaaataaagaaaaacccttgaatgagtaggtgttctaaaacttttgaccggtagtgtatttaATACCATTAAAATTACTCATCATCCAATCACTCTTCCATCTACATATTTAGGTCTGAAACACGTTAGATGCTGTTGTCACGCAGTAATTGAAAGGGTAACTGTCTGTTCAGATAAACAATACAGGAGGAAATGTGTAGAGGTGAAAACACAGTTGAGTCACATGACCACTTGAACGATAAGCAACAAGGATTTATTATTTTGCTTTAAAAGATTGTGCTACTGAAACAATGGCAATAGGCATCAAAATGCAATTTTGAGTaggtgatggagagaggggtATGGGAAGGAGCAGGATTGTAGGGGTCAGGGCTTGGTGCAGGAAAGAGTCATAGAAGCTTAGTTGGCGCCAGCGACAGGGTGAAAAGCTCCCCTCTGGTGCCACTGCATGTCTCGGATGCGCCTGACGGACTGGATCTGAGGGAACTGGGCACCAAACTCAGCACAGTCCTTGTATTCCCCCTTCTCAAACAGGTACTGATAGCCTCTGTAGCCAGGATACTGGTACCCCACCCAACTTGGTACACAACCAGCAAAGGTGTGAGAGTCAGGGAatgggagagaaaaaaatgaGAAAAGTATTTAGAGAAGAAAGCCATGGAGATAAGATCAACACGTGATTAGGAGAAAATGGCAATATGATATGGTAATGTTGGGGCAGATATTGCTGTAACAGAATTATTCTGTTGGCGGACAGACTCACGTGCCACTCTGAACTCTGACAGAGGTGACCTTCTCTTGGTATCCATGTGAGTGGAAGCTGGGGACATCATCATCTATGATCTCGATCTTCTTCCCCGCGAAACTGGGGTTTTCATAAAGGACAATCTTGTGCTCCTGGCTGTCCTGTGAGGAGAATAGAAAACACACCATAAGAAACAGTCACAGAGAACCTTCAAAAAGGCTGAACAAAATGGCTGATTTGTGTTGTAGTAGAGAAGGTGTGCTGCGTTACCACTTTAATGGGGCGGAATGCAAAGATGTTGTCGCTACGTCTGCTGTTGGTCCAGGAATCCCAGCGAGGATACTCCCCCTTCTCAAACACATATTGTTCCCCTTTACAGTTAGCCTGCTCGTAACCCACCCATCTGAGGAAGCACAGACAAGTCAAGGTAAGGAGGGCACACGGTGGTTGAGGGGGGAAGTGAAGGATGACAAAAACAAGATGGAAGGTGTATGAACAGAACATACTGTGCCTTGTGCACAATGCAGTGAATATATTTGTGTTACGGAATGGTTTGGAAGTGATTGTTTTTTTGTTCAGAACCATTTTCATTTGTCCTATCAGCCATCCCTTTTCTTTTTCTATTGTTTGATAATCACACTatatctaccccccccccccccccccacacacacacacacacacacacacacaccactatttAACTCCTATTGTTTttgtctctatctttctcttttgTTTAACTCCCACCCTCTGTCTCACTCgtactccctctctttccctctctctatcatacTATCTCTGAGCCACACTCACGGTCCACACAGCACCAGTATGGAGCCCACTTTCTCCACGCCTGCTTCCTGGAGGTCGTTACAGGGACCAGTCAGCTCATGGCAACGCCCCTGGAAGTTCTCCTGTTCATAGATGATCAACTGTGGAAGACAAGGAGAGACAACATGGATGTTTAGGTCTCCTTGCTATGCTCGGCCTGATGGCATTTCAAGTTGTACAAGGAAATTATGTAGAATACTGTGTAACTTTTGCCTCGAACAATCCCACAGTGTCTCATTGTCTTTGATCCACCGTGCCCCACCATTATCCATTCCTCTTGCTTTCCCtcctctgccctgccctgcccttccTCTGCCCTGCGATTCCTCTGCTCTACCCTGCCATTCCTCTGCCCTGCCCTCATCTGTCCTGCCCTCATCTGCCCTGCCCTTCCTCTGCCCTGCCCTCCTCTGCTGTGCCCTTCCTCTGCCCTGCCCTCATCTGCCCTGCCCTTCCTCTGCCCTGCCCATCCTCTAGCCTGCCCTGCCATCCtcttgccccctcctcctctccccctctctccctctccccctcaccttGAAAGCACTGGTGcctggctgctgctgcttggatgcAGGGTTCTGGTGGTCTGTGGCCATAGTGAACAGGATGATGAAACtgtacagagataaaggagaaaTTATGGAGcgcaaaacatatatttttaggGTCCAGTAGACCAATTGAAAATGTTTATATTCCAATGGGTAGTTTACAGTTTGATAGGATATTGGAAAAAGTAATGAAACAATAGTGCCAGAAAATCTGCTGTTAAATTCTGCACAAAACTGATTCTCTCATGTATGTAAACAAAAGTCCCCACCCCTTTTCCTCCTTAAAAAATATTTGCGCATAATGTGAAATTGACAACGATCCTCATGGTAATCTATTTGTTGTAAGTTAAATAGTTTTATGTATAGTGAACGACAAAGAAGTGTGTTACCCCAACATGTTAAATAAATTAACTTCAAAGTGATGTTTGAATTTTAAAAAGTAGACAAAGTTGGATAAAAAtagtaataaaataaaataatgtggAGAGCGACGGTCGTGAATCTCTTACCAGTACCTGTCTGTGCCAGTGTGTTTGGGATGGCATGCTGGGCTCAATATATACGGTGCGCTCAGGGGTGGAAACTCTGCCAACACTCCTCTGTGTCCAAGCCACCCTCCAGATCAGCATGCAATAGGCTGAGCAGACCGGACTGTGGGGTCACTGCTCTGTCTGGCCCCCCTTCTCACTCCCCCTCAAAGTTATTTCATTACTTGTCAATTTCATCCAGCCGGTCATTGTTCGATATCCACATGATTCAGCACAACCTGTGCCAAGAGTCCCACACTTACAATGAGAGCTGCCTGAATGCCTGGACCaccagagtgggagagagataggatgatagagaggagggagagtgccAAATTGATAGAAAGGGACTGATTTAACTCACAAAATCTAGTATATTTCTGTTTACTCTTACATAGGAATAATGGTTAACATAGTATTCAATTGGGTCGTTATTGGCAATGCTTTCTATTGGCGAGCATTTATTGTAAGTGCATGCAAGGTATAATATAACAGTTTTCCTATCATTGCCACATATGGAAGCTTAAACATCCAGAGGTCATATCTACTAAGCTGACAAAAATGTTGACATGCCAAGCTAACTTCCTGCTGCTGGCAGGAGAAGAGCAGAGTTGCACACCAATGTGAGCTGTCAACAAGAGAGCTGAGTGTTTCACTAGTTGGATGCAGTAACTGGAGTACATTTCACTTGTTGAATGTAGATCATTCTGTAAATTGGTAGAAGTAAATATAGTTGGATGGAGAAATTATAGTTGGTTGGAGTTAGAGGTGATGAACGTGGCAGAGTAGTTAGATGGAGCAGGGGTAGGCCCGTGGTTGGAGGAATTAGAGATAGGCCTAGTGCACAGATAGAAGAACATGTGCTGTGAATAGAATCAAATGCATTGCATCGCACTGGATAA
Proteins encoded in this window:
- the LOC120050936 gene encoding beta-crystallin B2-like, which produces MATDHQNPASKQQQPGTSAFKLIIYEQENFQGRCHELTGPCNDLQEAGVEKVGSILVLCGPWVGYEQANCKGEQYVFEKGEYPRWDSWTNSRRSDNIFAFRPIKVDSQEHKIVLYENPSFAGKKIEIIDDDVPSFHSHGYQEKVTSVRVQSGTWVGYQYPGYRGYQYLFEKGEYKDCAEFGAQFPQIQSVRRIRDMQWHQRGAFHPVAGAN